One Aspergillus oryzae RIB40 DNA, chromosome 2 genomic window carries:
- a CDS encoding glycosyltransferase family 32 protein (predicted protein), translated as MSGVCLPRQIRRIIPGCLAAILFVSYLSMTDTFSELSDGLSYRSCETHRFFPKKIWQSWKVAPFEFEERDLTVARSWTSKNPGYRYEVLTDQNDLYYVETHFGPDGFNRPDIVDTYRTLTAQIIKADLLRYLIMYVDGGVWADIDVEALRPIDRFIPERYDEHDIDMVIGVEIDEPDFNDHPILGQKSQSFCQWTFMAKPRQPVMMRLVNHILEWLNELSVKQGKPIGELELEFDDIISGTGPSAFTAAVLAEMSINAGHEVTWKTFHDIPESKLVGGFLVLTVEAFAAGQGHSDSGNHNSRNALIKHHYHASGWPSKHPRHNHPVYGEVEQCNWNKECVAQWDANTAAFAALSPEEQEHQIALKRALDAEANPVQDQTAWINPDPDPEWREPEWQPEWQ; from the coding sequence ATGTCCGGAGTGTGCCTGCCGAGACAGATCCGCAGGATCATCCCCGGATGCCTCGCGGCCATCTTGTTTGTGTCTTATCTTTCTATGACGGACACGTTTAGTGAGCTAAGTGATGGTCTATCCTACCGATCCTGTGAAACCCACCGGTTTTTCCCTAAGAAGATCTGGCAATCATGGAAGGTTGCTCCCTTCGAGTTTGAGGAGCGCGACCTTACCGTGGCTCGTAGCTGGACGTCCAAGAACCCCGGCTATCGATACGAAGTACTGACTGATCAAAATGATCTTTACTACGTTGAAACCCACTTTGGCCCTGACGGGTTCAATCGCCCAGACATTGTGGACACATATCGCACCCTCACGGCACAAATTATCAAGGCCGACCTACTGCGATATCTGATCATGTACGTGGACGGCGGAGTTTGGGCAGACATTGACGTCGAGGCTCTCCGACCAATTGACCGATTTATTCCGGAGCGCTACGATGAGCACGACATTGATATGGTAATTGGAGTCGAGATCGATGAACCCGATTTCAATGATCATCCCATTCTCGGGCAGAAGTCGCAGTCGTTTTGCCAGTGGACTTTTATGGCCAAACCACGGCAGCCTGTGATGATGCGCTTGGTCAATCATATCCTGGAGTGGCTAAATGAGCTTTCCGTCAAACAAGGGAAGCCCATCGGCGAGTTGGAGTTGGAGTTCGATGATATCATCAGTGGAACAGGACCTTCTGCCTTCACAGCGGCGGTGCTGGCCGAGATGAGCATCAATGCGGGGCACGAGGTAACATGGAAGACCTTCCATGATATTCCCGAGTCCAAGCTTGTCGGAGGGTTTCTCGTCCTCACCGTCGAGGCATTTGCAGCTGGTCAAGGCCACTCCGATAGTGGGAATCATAACTCCCGCAACGCCTTGATCAAGCACCATTACCACGCCTCCGGATGGCCCTCTAAGCATCCACGACATAACCACCCGGTTTACGGAGAGGTTGAGCAGTGCAATTGGAACAAGGAGTGCGTAGCGCAATGGGACGCCAATACCGCCGCATTTGCTGCGCTTTCGccggaagaacaagaacatcAGATCGCTCTGAAAAGAGCTTTAGACGCCGAAGCAAACCCGGTCCAAGACCAGACGGCCTGGATTAACCCTGACCCCGATCCAGAATGGCGGGAACCGGAGTGGCAGCCAGAGTGGCAATGA
- a CDS encoding fungal specific transcription factor domain-containing protein (predicted protein) has protein sequence MPDYTYDTIIDSYRQELLEWLNNIPFFTPDGKLQEGYSLYDTPEFFRIQYSKALRMLLQHRITHFTSETNSPKDKEYLALSARAAGDICQYYRTLHQRRPLGWNFLALHSIFTAGLTLLYCIWAEREHADLARFEDIRSCSNVLFAISERWPTATKFRDIFEVLAKRMVDLVSLSSVPHSGLDDAPFLPDVRISPAGALQESTGFPAMNQDDFWAMLDELVDDDYIRSQFQLNGVESSWGLFDS, from the coding sequence ATGCCGGACTATACCTATGATACAATAATCGACTCTTATCGACAGGAACTCCTCGAGTGGTTGAACAACATACCCTTTTTTACACCCGATGGTAAGCTACAGGAAGGCTACTCTCTGTATGATACCCCAGAGTTCTTCCGCATACAATACAGCAAGGCTCTGCGCATGCTTCTACAACACCGAATCACCCACTTTACCTCCGAGACGAACTCTCCCAAGGATAAAGAATACCTAGCATTAAGTGCTAGAGCCGCTGGAGACATTTGCCAATACTATAGAACGTTACACCAAAGAAGGCCTTTGGGGTGGAACTTCCTCGCTCTGCATTCCATCTTCACAGCAGGTCTAACATTGCTATACTGTATCTGGGCAGAGAGGGAGCATGCAGACTTAGCTCGATTCGAAGACATTCGCTCATGTTCTAACGTTCTCTTTGCGATATCCGAAAGATGGCCGACAGCCACGAAGTTCCGCGACATATTTGAGGTCCTGGCGAAACGAATGGTAGATCTAGTGTCTCTGTCATCCGTCCCTCACAGTGGCTTGGACGACGCACCTTTTCTACCGGATGTTAGGATTTCGCCTGCTGGGGCCCTGCAAGAATCGACAGGGTTTCCGGCAATGAATCAAGACGACTTCTGGGCCATGCTTGATGAGCTGGTGGATGACGACTATATCCGCAGTCAATTTCAATTGAACGGTGTAGAGAGCTCATGGGGCCTTTTCGACAGCTAA
- a CDS encoding fungal specific transcription factor domain-containing protein (predicted protein) produces MQATNDVCPPTNNHTRPDPQVERKLVDIFFSRVHPRYPFLDRFSFEEFYQSYQLSKDTSRVSPSKPFHLHMVLAISARIMQLHPEMGGNINPEFYYSNATRYVDEALQVPGLERIQSLLLLALYILRTPGSISNLGGWHIIGFAVRYAVELGMHRNIKCGGPRAQDPYRIEIRRRVFWSAYVLDRAVSLTLGRPFALSENDIDVDLEASYRLAKS; encoded by the exons ATGCAGGCTACCAACGATGTTTGTCCGCCCACGAACAATCACACTAGACCCGATCCCCAGGTCGAGCGGAAGCTAGTGGATATTTTCTTCAGCCGAGTTCACCCCCGATACCCATTTCTAGACAGGTTCAGCTTTGAGGAGTTCTACCAATCCTACCAACTGTCTAAGGATACAAGTCGGGTTAGTCCATCCAAGCCGTTCCACCTTCATATGGTTCTCGCAATCAGCGCCCGCATTATGCAGCTTCATCCGGAAATGGGCGGGAACATCAACCCGGAGTTTTACTATTCGAACGCTACTCGATATGTTGATGAGGCACTGCAGGTTCCTGGGCTAGAGAGGATTCAATCATTACTTTTGCTCGCGCTATACATTCTTCGTACCCCGGGTAGTATTTCTAACTTAGGCGGCTGGCACATCATTGGATTCGCGGTTCGGTATGCAGTAGAATTGGGAATGCACCGCAACATCAAGTGTGGCGGCCCACGAGCACAGGATCCATATCGTATTGAGATTCGGCGACGAGTGTTTTGGAGCGCTTATGTTCTTGACCGTGCTGTATCCTTGACTCTAGGACGTCCGTTCGCCCTGTCGGAAAATGATATCGATGTTGAT TTGGAGGCATCATACCGGTTGGCTAAATCATAA
- a CDS encoding uncharacterized protein (permease of the major facilitator superfamily), translating to MSSKALDVAASSCPRADVERSKQPHGYDDAIKIFNGESGEIDVEFTDKEASVVRWKIDLIIVPMVTAMEHLVSGILSTAAVYGLRTDLNLKGQQYSWTSSIFYFGYLFWQYPNSIFMQKLPIGKWIGSMIFMWGLCVATTAASTNFATLAVNRFFLGLFEASNNPAFTLLVSQYFTKNEHALRSCIWWAGGPIGAFIGDGVSNGIGHVHGKLSQWQYLYLIFGPITMLWGIIVFFTMPSSPMSAWFLTPRERKIAVVRVLHNHAGLHNRQYKVYQVKEALRDPQAWMLFSIVFLQCIPGGGLNAFNKIILTGLGFSSVESTVVAMPEHAVQLVSVLLAAALPTDRKMSRLGAVYSLLTCTVSYIMCMSLISSNIAGFTKKMTVSVMVFVGYCVGQIITPQFFLSHEAPTYPTGFRAYFVTSSMMISLEAALMFYLLNENKRRDKRALESAASQSTGEHRIVETDLLDLTDWERAQFRYAW from the exons ATGAGTTCCAAGGCCCTGGATGTCGCTGCCTCCAGTTGTCCACGAGCGGATGTCGAACGATCCAAGCAACCCCACGGATACGATGACGCTATCAAAATATTCAACGGGGAGTCAGGAGAGATAGATGTCGAGTTCACCGATAAGGAAGCGTCTGTCGTCCGCTGGAAGATTGACTTGATCATTGTTCCAATGGTAACTGCGATGGAACATCTGGTCTCTG GTATCCTATCCACTGCTGCAGTCTATGGACTGAGAACGGATTTG AACCTGAAGGGCCAACAGTATAGCTGGACATCATCGATCTTCTATTTTGG ATACCTGTTCTGGCAATACCCAAATTCGATCTTCATGCAAAAGCTTCCTATCGGCAAGTGGATAGGgtccatgatcttcatgtGGGGACTTTGTGTCGCCACAACGGCCGCGTCGACTAATTTCGCAACACTCGCCGTGAATCGGTTCTTCTTAGGCCTCTTCGAAGCTTCCAACAATCCTGCATTCACCCTATTAGTCAGTCAATACTTCACGAAGAATGAGCATGCCCTGCGTTCATGTATTTGGTGGGCTGGTGGACCAATTGGCGCATTTATTGGTGATGGTGTCTCAAACGGCATCGGCCATGTGCATGGAAAACTGTCCCAATGGCAG tatctatatcttatCTTTGGTCCCATCACGATGCTGTGGGGGATCATAGTCTTTTTCACCATGCCCTCCTCACCCATGTCGGCGTGGTTCTTGACACCTCGGGAGAGGAAGATTGCTGTTGTTCGG GTGCTTCACAACCACGCGGGTCTTCACAATCGACAATACAAAGTTTATCAAGTCAAGGAAGCCCTCCGCGATCCTCAGGCGTGGATGCTGTTCTCCATTGTATTTTTACAGTGTATACCCGGAGGCGGTTTAAACGCATTTAACAAGATTATTCTCACGGGCCTTGGTTTTTCAAGTGTCGAGTCCACTGTTGTCGCGATGCCAGAACATGCCGTCCAGCTTGTCAGTGTGTTACTTGC AGCAGCTCTACCGACCGATCGGAAAATGTCGCGCTTGGGTGCTGTATATTCACTGCTGACTTGTACGGTATCCTATATAATGTGCATGTCCCTGATATCGTCCAACATTGCTGGATTCACCAAGAAAATGACCGTCAGT GTTATGGTTTTCGTCGGCTACTGCGTGGGCCAAATTATCACACCGCAATTCTTTCTATCGCATGAAGCACCAACCTATCCTACCGGATTCCGTGCATATTTCGTTACCTCGTCCATGATGATCTCACTTGAAGCGGCCCTCATGTTCTATCTGCTGAATGAAAACAAGCGCCGGGATAAACGGGCACTTGAGTCAGCGGCCTCTCAGAGTACTGGCGAGCATCGAATTGTAGAGACGGATCTTTTAGATCTGACGGATTGGGAGAGGGCTCAATTCAGATATGCCTGGTAA
- a CDS encoding cutinase family protein (predicted protein) translates to MHLAIKSLFVSLLGASVLASPLPSNALVERNAPLNEFLSALLSHLPAIDGTIDAVSGVITDFDQLLADLTGARTTQNGYIGVCTDYTVLFARGTSEPGNVGVLVGPPLSEAFEQAVGAKALSFQGVNGYNADVAGYLAGGDAAGSKSMASLASEVLSKCPDTKLVMSGYSQGCQIVHNAVEQLPAADASKISSVLLFGDPYAGKAFPNVDASRVHTVCHAGDTICNNSVVILPPHLTYAVDVTNAVQFAVAAAN, encoded by the exons ATGCATCTTGCTATCAAGTCtctctttgtctctctcCTCGGAGCCAGCGTTCTCGCAAGCCCTCTTCCCAGCAATGCTCTGGTTGAGAGAAACGCTCCCCTGAATGAGTTCCTCAGCGCTCTTCTGTCGCATCTGCCTGCCATCGATGGCACCATCGACGCGGTGTCGGGTGTGATCACCGATTTTGATCAATTGCTCGCCGACCTCACTGGTGCTCGAACCACACAAAATGGATATATTGGTGTCTGCACGGACTACACCGTTCTCTTCGCCCGCGGAACCAGTGAGCCCGGAAAC GTCGGTGTCCTTGTTGGACCTCCTCTTTCTGAAGCGTTTGAGCAAGCCGTCGGTGCAAAAGCCTTGAGCTTCCAGGGCGTCAACGGCTATAACGCAGATGTCGCGGGTTATTTGGCTGGAGGTGACGCTGCCGGTAGCAAGTCAAT GGCATCCCTGGCCAGCGAAGTTCTCTCCAAATGTCCTGACACTAAGCTCGTCATGAGCGGCTACTCTCAGGGTTGCCAGATTGTTCACAACGCCGTTGAGCAGCTCCCTGCCGCAGACGCTAGCAAGATCAGCAgcgtcctcctcttcggagACCCAT ACGCGGGCAAGGCCTTCCCCAACGTTGATGCTTCCCGTGTGCACACTGTGTGCCACGCCGGAGATACTATTTGCAACAACAGCGTCGTTATCCTGCCCCCTCACCTGACCTACGCTGTTGATGTGACTAACGCGGTTCAATTTGCTGTTGCGGCTGCGAACTAA
- a CDS encoding hexokinase family protein (hexokinase) — protein sequence MSHTSAKSSSDLSSFLQPLRIGIDTLYDLSYRLSLTYKKLAASPEHFFPTPITRLPTGLETGRYLAVYVGLSYLRVAFIDLLGDQQRVRRTLEKAWPIEEHLRRDRAPDLFTFIGDCIADVVRDSLNSPSEEVPRELTTGISFCFPIRQKCLNEAILMPTGKGFALKTDLNLHQALLDGYERHTWSPGEDEQRMPVKRRKLFNLPKLRIAAMTNDTSSTLCSLAYTIHSFPNTRAVMGFIVGAGSNATVPIKIADLHERKIQHIREKDPSAQEALVSTEWTLSSASAPIFELNLRTKWDTELDKHCQRPGFQPLELMVGGRYVGELVRLIAFDWFHGVLGIPRSALPANLVAEYSLSTDFLSLKVACNQSDERLAMELSHELPPPSMSDWRWTPDSSRDLRVIASYVQDRATSLVAAVIVGLLVCAGEIALQPPHNHRDLSAPNASNGKARTDESTTRWKNGPEELAVAVSGGVMQHYPYYKEKTQRYIDQLLIRAGPQEGGKSIFLRDVNDGGLIGTGILAGTTAGEIGGIIGSTFEVSSFNSI from the exons ATGTCGCACACATCTGCAAAATCATCCTCGGATCTCTCGAGTTTTCTCCAGCCGCTTCGTATTGGGATTGATACTCTGTATGACTTGTCATACCGCCTTTCCTTAACCTACAAGAAGCTAGCGGCGTCCCCCGAACACTTCTTCCCCACTCCCATCACTCGGCTACCAACTGGGCTGGAAACGGGCCGGTATCTAGCGGTTTACGTTGGTCTTTCGTATCTCCGAGTAGCCTTTATCGACTTGTTAGGTGATCAACAGCGCGTACGACGAACACTAGAAAAGGCTTGGCCAATCGAGGAGCATCTGCGAAGAGACCGTGCTCCAGATTTGTTTACCTTCATCGGAGATTGTATTGCAGATGTTGTCAGAGACAGTCTGAACAGTCCAAGCGAAGAGGTACCCCGCGAGCTGACGACAGGTATCTCGTTTTGTTTCCCGATCAG ACAAAAATGTTTGAATGAGGCCATTCTCATGCCAACAGGAAAAGGCTTCGCCTTGAAGACTGATCTTAATTTGCACCAGGCTTTACTGGATGGTTACGAGCGTCACACCTGGTCccctggtgaagatgagcaGCGCATGCCTGTCAAACGACGAAAACTCTTTAACCTTCCCAAGTTAAGGATTGCAGCGATGACAAATGATACTTCGTCAACACTTTGCTCGCTGGCGTATACAATCCACTCGTTCCCAAATACGCGCGCCGTAATGGGCTTCATTGTAGGTGCTGGCTCCAATGCTACTGTTCCAATAAAGATAGCCGATCTCCACGAACGTAAAATCCAGCATATTCGCGAGAAAGATCCAAGTGCCCAGGAGGCTCTGGTCTCGACGGAGTGGACTTTATCTAGTGCCTCAGCACCTATCTTTGAGCTGAATCTTCGAACTAAATGGGATACGGAGCTCGACAAGCATTGTCAAAGGCCGGGATTTCAACCCTTAGAGTTGATGGTTGGTGGAAGGTATGTTGGTGAGCTAGTGCGGCTCATCGCCTTTGACTGGTTTCACGGTGTGCTAGGTATCCCACGCTCAGCATTGCCTGCGAATCTGGTTGCAGAGTACTCGCTTTCAAcagatttcctttctcttaagGTAGCTTGCAACCAGTCCGATGAGCGGCTGGCAATGGAGCTGTCCCATGAGCTACCGCCGCCTTCTATGAGTGACTGGCGCTGGACGCCGGATTCTTCCCGGGATTTGCGTGTCATTGCAAGTTATGTCCAGGATAGGGCGACTTCCCTGGTTGCAGCAGTTATCGTTGGTCTTCTTGTATGTGCAGGAGAGATTGCTTTACAACCTCCTCACAATCATAGAGACCTTTCAGCACCGAATGCTTCGAATGGAAAAGCACGGACTGATGAGTCCACAACAAGGTGGAAAAATGGTCCGGAAGAACTGGCTGTAGCTGTTTCCGGCGGGGTCATGCAGCATTATCCGTACTACAAGGAAAAGACACAAAGATACATCGATCAGCTTCTGATTCGTGCTGGTCCACAGGAAGGGGGCAAAAGCATTTTTCTTCGTGATGTGAATGATGGAGGATTAATAGGGACGGGAATCTTAGCAGGAACTACCGCTGGGGAGATCGGGGGTATTATAGGCTCGACCTTTGAAGTGTCAAGCTTCAATTCCATATAG
- a CDS encoding uncharacterized protein (predicted protein), which produces MRTIIVSLFVVVLASAIPAPIDLPNLLNPVSPASPASPASPVNQANPVNPVNPVKNPVGPKKVVPGTGFMVRTKRFIPGVSQLTCQLPAENIANLAKKCSTTKRICTSTEGKNNWTVECSTEVRTLLQLFIYHKVYVY; this is translated from the coding sequence ATGCGCACTATCATTGTCTCTCTGTTCGTTGTCGTCCTTGCCTCTGCGATTCCCGCGCCAATCGATCTTCCCAATCTACTCAATCCTGTCAGTCCAGCTAGTCCAGCTAGTCCAGCTAGTCCAGTCAATCAAGCCAACCCAGTCAACCCAGTCAACCCAGTCAAAAACCCAGTTGGGCCAAAGAAGGTGGTTCCGGGTACAGGCTTTATGGTCCGGACCAAAAGGTTTATCCCGGGTGTAAGTCAATTGACTTGCCAGTTACCGGCAGAAAATATCGCTAACCTTGCTAAGAAATGTTCAACAACCAAAAGGATATGCACCTCCACAGAGGGTAAAAATAACTGGACTGTTGAATGTAGCACCGAGGTAAGGACACTCCTACAGCTATTCATCTATCATAAAGTATATGTGTACTAA
- a CDS encoding beta-glucosidase (beta-glucosidase-related glycosidases), with protein MLTSPTARTSVRISRPATTERPNTVLTSGSLDIAMVQVVSRTLTPPTSNMKLSAALSTLAALQPAVGAAVQNRASDVADLEHYWSYGHSEPVYPTPETKGLGDWEEAFTKARSLVAQMTDKEKNNITYGYSSTANGCGGTSGGVPRLGFPGICLQDAGNGVRGTDMVNSYASGVHVGASWNRDLTYSRAQYMGAEFKRKGVNVALGPVAGPIGRIARGGRNWEGFSNDPYLSGALTGDTVRGLQESVIACVKHLIGNEQETHRSTPSMLANSRNQSSSSNLDDKTMHELYLWPFQDAVKAGAGSVMCSYNRINNSYGCQNSKAMNGLLKGELGFQGFVVSDWGAQHTGIASAAAGLDMAMPSSSYWENGTLALAVKNESLPSTRLDDMATRIVATWYKYAEIENPGHGLPYSLLAPHNLTDARDPKSKSTILQGAVEGHVLVKNTNNALPLKKPQFLSLFGYDAVAAARNTMDDLDWNMWSMGYDNSLTYPNGSAVDAMMLKYIFLSSANPSAFGPGVALNATTITGGGSGASTASYIDAPFNAFQRQAYDDDTFLAWDFASQNPLVNPASDACIVFINEQSSEGWDRPYLADPYSDTLVQNVASQCSNTMVVIHNAGVRLVDRWIENDNITAVIYAHLPGQDSGRALVEVMYGKQSPSGRLPYTVAKNESDYGSLLNPVIQSGTDDIYYPQDNFTEGVYIDYKAFVAANITPRYEFGYGLTYSTFDYSDLKVSTSSNVSTSYLAPGTTVAEGGLPSVWDIIATVTCTVSNTGSVAAAEVAQLYIGIPGGPAKVLRGFEKQLIEPGQQVQVTFDLTRRDLSTWDTEKQNWGLQAGSYALYVGKSVLDIQLTGSLSL; from the exons ATGCTGACATCCCCTACAGCAAGGACCTCGGTAAGGATATCAAGGCCCGCCACGACGGAGAGGCCAAATACGGTTTTGACGTCTGGTTCGCTGGACATCGCAATGGTGCAAGTGGTGTCCAGAACCCTAACACCGCCGACATCAAAC ATGAAGCTGTCAGCGGCACTTTCTACGCTTGCTGCATTGCAGCCAGCAGTCGGCGCTGCCGTGCAGAATCGGGCGTCAGATGTCGCGGATCTGGAGCACTACTGGTCGTATGGGCATTCAGAGCCCGTCTATCCAACAC CTGAAACAAAGGGCTTAGGCGACTGGGAAGAGGCCTTCACCAAAGCCCGGTCGCTCGTCGCTCAGATGActgacaaagagaagaacaacatcacATATGGCtattcttctacagccaaCGGTTGCGGTGGGACAAGCGGAGGAGTCCCACGATTGGGATTCCCCGGGATCTGCCTCCAAGATGCCGGGAATGGTGTGAGAGGAACGGACATGGTCAACTCTTATGCATCCGGAGTTCATGTGGGAGCGTCATGGAACCGGGACCTCACATACAGCCGGGCCCAGTATATGGGCGCCGAGTTCAAACGGAAGGGAGTCAATGTTGCACTTGGTCCAGTGGCTGGACCCATTGGCCGCATCGCCCGAGGCGGTCGCAACTGGGAAGGCTTCAGCAACGATCCCTATCTGTCTGGTGCCTTGACTGGAGATACCGTTCGCGGTTTGCAAGAATCTGTCATTGCTTGCGTGAAGCATCTGATAGGAAATGAACAGGAAACGCATCGGAGTACACCATCAATGTTGGCCAACAGTCGAAACCAatcgtcctcctccaacctGGACGATAAAACCATGCATGAGCTCTATCTGTGGCCCTTCCAAGATGCAGTCAAGGCGGGTGCCGGTTCCGTCATGTGCAGTTACAACCGGATCAACAATAGCTACGGTTGTCAGAATAGCAAGGCGATGAATGGTCTGCTCAAAGGCGAACTCGGCTTCCAGGGTTTTGTTGTCTCAGATTGGGGTGCTCAACACACTGGGATTGCTAGTGCAGCGGCCGGGCTAGATATGGCAATGCCTTCATCCTCGTACTGGGAGAATGGCACTCTTGCCCTAGCTGTCAAGAACGAGTCGCTGCCTTCCACACGCCTTGATGATATGGCCACCCGTATTGTCGCTACTTGGTACAAATATGCGGAGATTGAAAACCCTGGTCATGGCCTACCATACAGCCTCCTTGCTCCCCACAACCTAACCGACGCCCGGGATCCGAAATCCAAGTCCACCATCTTGCAAGGTGCTGTAGAAGGACATGTCTTAGTCAAGAATACGAACAACGCCCTGCCCCTTAAGAAACCCcagtttctctctctcttcggGTATGACGCCGTCGCTGCTGCTCGCAACACAATGGATGACCTTGATTGGAACATGTGGTCTATGGGCTATGATAATTCCCTAACATACCCCAATGGCTCAGCTGTGGATGCAATGATGCTgaagtatatatttctctcaaGTGCAAACCCAAGTGCGTTTGGCCCCGGGGTGGCGCTCAATGCTACGACGATTACTGGTGGTGGCTCGGGTGCCAGCACCGCATCTTATATCGACGCAcccttcaatgccttccaGCGCCAGgcatatgatgatgatacgTTCCTCGCCTGGGACTTTGCATCTCAGAACCCCTTGGTGAACCCAGCTAGTGATGCTTGTATCGTGTTTATTAACGAGCAGTCTTCGGAGGGATGGGATCGACCATATCTGGCAGATCCCTACTCTGACACATTGGTTCAGAACGTCGCTTCACAATGCAGCAACACCATGGTCGTTATCCACAATGCTGGTGTTCGCCTTGTGGACCGCTGGATTGAAAACGATAACATCACGGCGGTCATCTACGCTCATCTCCCTGGACAAGATAGCGGCCGAGCCCTCGTGGAGGTCATGTACGGCAAACAATCTCCATCTGGCCGTCTGCCTTACACTGTGGCAAAGAACGAGTCCGACTACGGTAGCCTCTTGAACCCGGTAATCCAGTCCGGTACCGATGATATCTACTACCCCCAGGATAACTTCACCGAGGGCGTCTACATTGACTACAAGGCTTTCGTGGCTGCCAATATCACCCCACGGTACGAGTTCGGATACGGATTGACCTACTCCACTTTCGACTACTCCGACCTGAAGGtttccacctcctcaaatGTAAGCACTAGCTATCTGGCTCCAGGTACTACTGTGGCTGAGGGTGGTCTCCCTTCAGTGTGGGATATCATCGCTACCGTGACTTGTACTGTTTCCAACACCGGGTCTGTGGCGGCGGCGGAAGTGGCCCAGCTCTATATTGGCATCCCGGGTGGCCCAGCCAAGGTTCTGCGAGGATTTGAGAAGCAACTCATCGAGCCTGGACAACAGGTGCAAGTGACTTTCGATCTTACTCGTCGCGACCTCAGCACCTGGGATACCGAGAAGCAGAATTGGGGGCTACAAGCAGGGAGCTACGCTCTCTATGTTGGAAAGAGTGTCCTAGATATCCAGTTAACCGGATCATTGAGCTTATAG
- a CDS encoding uncharacterized protein (predicted protein), whose protein sequence is MDTSMPLVGRSRAIWTVCVRWSVYYGAHTITRNYTDCEQALFTFLNICCIIGTESGVGHKIQDFTSLHILEKAMLWWWLGQMLYIWSSAVAKVSIALALIRLTVRRMHLVILWTVIAVVIAIGLMFWLVLLFDCNPVSYFWLRINPMNTGTCLSTDILLAIAYLYSALTIFCDFTLGIFPVFLIWNLQMNGRTKAALGGILSMGAMGKYPLSSLTGNTSKTAGSRDPRYWRPDITSDESPTFVVTSVSSPHRLHANDNSSQEVLYPVSDPWLPPNSVNVHKTFRVGEEEA, encoded by the exons ATGGATACCTCGATGCCCCTAGTTGGGCGAAGCCGGGCGATTTGGACTGTCTGTGTG CGGTGGTCGGTCTACTATGGAGCACATACGATAACGAGGAATTATACTGACTGTGAGCAGGCACTATTCACGTTTCTGAATATCTGCTGCATTATTGGAACCGAGAGTGGTGTTGGCCATAAAATCCAGGACTTTACAAGCCTGCATATACTCGAAAAAGCAATGCTG tggtggtggttagGTCAAATGCTCTATATTTGGTCATCGGCAGTCGCTAAGGTTTCAATCGCTCTGGCCCTTATTCGTTTGACAGTACGGAGGATGCACCTGGTTATCCTCTGGACAGTGATTGCTGTCGTCATTGCGATCGGCCTTATGTTCTGGCTCGTCCTGCTCTTCGACTGCAACCCAGTCTCCTACTTTTGGTTACGCATTAATCCAATGAATACGGGGACATGCTTATCGACcgatatcctcctcgccatcgCATACCTGTATAGCGCACTTACCATATTCTGCGATTTTACCTTGGGAATCTTCCCCGTCTTTTTGATTTGGAACCTGCAGATGAACGGCAGGACAAAGGCTGCTTTGGGTGGGATTTTAAGCATGGGCGCCAT GGGGAAATATCCCCTGTCGAGCCTTACCGGAAATACCTCCAAGACTGCAGGCTCTCGCGATCCTAGATATTGGCGCCCAGATATTACTTCTGATGAGTCGCCTACTTTTGTTGTGACTTCGGTATCATCGCCGCACCGTCTTCACGCCAATGATAACAGCAGTCAAGAGGTCCTGTACCCTGTGTCCGACCCCTGGCTGCCTCCGAACAGTGTCAATGTGCACAAAACCTTCcgggttggagaagaggaagcctaA